The following coding sequences lie in one Spirosoma sp. KUDC1026 genomic window:
- a CDS encoding T9SS type A sorting domain-containing protein, translating to MTIHINRYWLVSLLLLVCLSTTQAQVTLNLYYGDPAASPDAAFDGNVFQAGTQFGDAPFFVKFSGTGTRYFEIDSPGETGTNALKKVSNDGFVIIRPVASMVIDQSKIKNFTGTVVGSVAITVKPLSITTISSNVTETSPGAELTVSYRTGAGTFPVELAESKFKVQLLSADGLTVLGDLLNSTDQYSGREQKGASFGGTRSIKATIPTSTTAGTYRVRVITQGLIANVAGSASSQFTVRANQPVTTAISTTALTGNFCAGSVVSFPFSTTGTFPTGNTFKVQLVNTDGSLLQDLAGTGTTSPISATLPASVTAGTYRFRVSATATNVVSNTASVSVIAQPTLTISGSSTVTAGSTAPVQLAFTGTAPWSFTYVDNGTLRSSTSSVSSTTISPTFSAATIFDKSFIRGFRDSGCGISDNISGSTQISIRQNQITTLTTGPLSGTYCPGLPISVSFTTSTTLPAGLTYQVQLSDAAGTFNNAVTIGTGSASPMTATLPTSISAGTGYRVQVVVQKPTTTGATDYSTLTSPVSTSIAISRPDAPRVADVAFCSSTTLTSPLSATGTNLKWYDTATTSLSLTGAPTPSSTQARTYYVSQTVNGCESMRAAINVTPNTGPAAPAASSVSLCQGTQGQFSTTVSNPLWYTVVTGGTSSTLAPTINSQTAGEQTVYVSQTIGGCESPRTAVKATIFPLPNAPTVPAQTTVCQNSTNLLPLTASGSSLSWYNQAGVKLSAAPTPSTSTTGVQSFSVTQTVNGCESPRAIVSAIVAPAPAPPITANSVGYCANQTPVSLTATGTNLRWYNQAGTALSGPPNLTNTGVGTYIFSVTQTDANNCESARQPVSVSVIAVPSAPSATSIALCQGTQGSFSTNIPNALWYTAATGGTGSLNPPTLNNQNAGEQTVYVSQTINGCESARATLRAVVYPIPAAPTVPAQTTVCQNSTSTALSATSTTPGALFTWYDQTNTKSSVAPTPITSGTGVQSFSVTQTVNTCESPRATVSVFVRAAPAPPVAASVRYCLNEPVQPLSVTAVSGFTVKWYTTPVGGSPTASNPAYSTTSANTYTFYVTQTDANNCESTRQSVSVVVVNPPSVPGVNANQLFCQNARADTLTASPNVGLLWEGPGITGTSTVAPVPSTSSDGSFIYSVYQRAGNCVSPKAQIVVRIVPTPAAPTVKATVQYCIGVSSTALSATGATGNRLLWYRSADPGGQAESQIVPNISQAGRTTYYVTQKNADNCESQRSSIEVRVSNQPTATLSGDESVYPGDSTAIRVRLTGDGPWSFRFNNILYTATDSLKVIWVRPPATSQQVETYTVTNLTTECGTSPASAIYRLRVLSPLGTQPSVEPISVKAYPNPTTGDVSVDWSSPTRQAVTFQILNAAGTVVRQVTRQASTTPQTEHFQLGTQPAGTYFLKVQTESNGVQGKSIIKQ from the coding sequence ATGACTATTCACATAAATCGGTACTGGCTGGTTAGCTTACTGCTTCTGGTCTGCCTATCCACTACCCAAGCTCAGGTAACACTGAACCTGTATTACGGTGATCCTGCCGCCAGCCCTGACGCGGCCTTTGATGGCAACGTTTTTCAGGCGGGTACCCAATTCGGTGATGCTCCGTTCTTTGTCAAATTTAGCGGCACGGGCACACGATATTTCGAAATCGACTCGCCAGGAGAGACTGGAACGAACGCGCTGAAGAAGGTTAGCAACGACGGGTTTGTCATCATCCGCCCGGTTGCCAGCATGGTCATCGACCAGTCAAAAATCAAGAACTTCACCGGAACTGTCGTTGGCTCTGTAGCTATTACGGTAAAGCCGCTCAGTATTACGACCATCAGCTCAAACGTAACCGAAACTTCCCCCGGCGCTGAACTTACGGTATCATACCGCACAGGAGCCGGTACCTTTCCAGTAGAGCTAGCCGAGAGTAAATTTAAGGTCCAGCTATTAAGCGCGGACGGCCTTACCGTGCTGGGCGACCTGTTGAATTCGACGGATCAGTACAGCGGCCGGGAGCAGAAAGGCGCTAGCTTTGGCGGTACCCGTTCCATTAAAGCCACCATCCCGACTAGTACTACTGCCGGAACGTATCGGGTTCGCGTCATCACTCAGGGCCTGATTGCCAATGTTGCAGGCAGTGCCAGTAGTCAATTTACGGTTAGGGCCAACCAGCCAGTTACTACAGCAATTTCGACCACAGCTTTAACTGGCAACTTTTGCGCAGGTTCCGTTGTGTCATTTCCGTTTTCGACCACGGGTACATTCCCTACTGGGAATACGTTCAAAGTTCAGTTAGTCAACACGGATGGCAGCCTGCTGCAGGATTTGGCAGGCACAGGTACTACGTCACCCATTAGTGCAACGCTGCCAGCCTCAGTCACCGCTGGCACGTATCGGTTTCGCGTGTCTGCCACGGCGACTAACGTAGTAAGTAATACGGCTTCTGTCAGCGTTATCGCTCAGCCTACGCTGACAATTTCGGGTAGCTCGACCGTAACAGCAGGCTCTACAGCACCGGTACAGTTAGCATTCACTGGCACGGCTCCCTGGTCATTCACGTATGTCGATAATGGTACGCTCCGTTCGTCAACGTCGTCGGTCAGTTCAACTACGATTTCGCCTACCTTTTCAGCCGCAACGATTTTTGACAAATCGTTCATCAGAGGGTTCAGAGATAGCGGTTGTGGCATTAGTGATAACATTAGCGGATCGACGCAGATTTCGATCAGACAGAATCAGATCACGACCTTAACAACAGGGCCCTTATCCGGTACCTACTGCCCTGGCCTGCCAATCTCCGTTTCGTTTACAACGAGTACGACACTTCCAGCGGGACTGACGTATCAGGTGCAACTATCCGATGCGGCCGGGACTTTCAACAACGCCGTAACGATTGGCACAGGTAGCGCAAGCCCTATGACGGCAACACTTCCAACATCGATTAGTGCCGGAACGGGCTATCGGGTTCAAGTCGTCGTTCAGAAGCCAACCACAACCGGTGCTACTGACTATAGCACGCTAACCAGTCCCGTTTCTACGTCCATCGCTATCAGCCGACCCGATGCGCCCCGAGTAGCCGACGTAGCATTTTGCTCTTCGACTACTCTCACCAGCCCGCTCAGCGCCACCGGAACAAACCTGAAGTGGTACGACACGGCAACTACGTCCTTGTCACTTACCGGTGCTCCCACGCCGTCATCGACTCAGGCTAGAACCTATTACGTTAGTCAGACCGTAAATGGCTGCGAGAGTATGCGGGCGGCTATCAACGTAACGCCCAATACCGGACCAGCCGCCCCAGCCGCCAGCAGCGTTTCGCTTTGTCAGGGTACGCAGGGACAATTTTCAACGACCGTTTCAAATCCGCTTTGGTATACAGTCGTTACCGGAGGGACTAGCTCGACCCTGGCGCCCACAATAAACAGTCAGACAGCGGGTGAACAGACGGTATACGTATCGCAGACGATTGGTGGTTGCGAAAGTCCACGCACTGCCGTAAAAGCGACAATTTTCCCGCTTCCCAATGCCCCGACCGTACCGGCGCAAACGACAGTCTGCCAAAACTCGACGAATCTTTTACCCCTAACCGCTTCGGGATCATCGCTAAGCTGGTATAATCAGGCCGGTGTTAAATTAAGCGCAGCTCCCACGCCGAGTACGTCAACAACGGGCGTGCAATCCTTTTCCGTTACCCAGACGGTCAATGGTTGCGAGAGTCCCCGCGCGATAGTTAGCGCAATCGTTGCGCCAGCACCGGCGCCACCGATTACCGCCAATTCAGTAGGTTACTGCGCTAATCAGACACCAGTCTCGCTAACGGCTACCGGTACGAATCTGCGCTGGTACAACCAGGCAGGTACTGCCTTATCTGGCCCGCCAAACTTAACAAATACTGGTGTTGGTACGTACATCTTCTCTGTTACTCAGACAGATGCCAACAACTGCGAGAGTGCACGTCAGCCCGTATCAGTATCAGTCATAGCCGTACCATCGGCCCCCTCCGCCACCAGTATCGCACTATGCCAGGGTACTCAGGGATCATTTTCAACAAACATTCCTAACGCACTTTGGTACACGGCTGCTACAGGTGGAACGGGTTCCCTAAATCCACCTACCCTGAACAACCAGAATGCAGGAGAACAAACGGTCTACGTATCACAGACAATCAACGGTTGCGAAAGCGCACGGGCAACGTTGCGTGCCGTTGTCTACCCAATTCCTGCTGCGCCAACCGTACCGGCGCAAACGACAGTCTGCCAGAATTCGACCTCCACTGCACTGAGTGCAACCAGTACAACCCCCGGTGCATTATTTACCTGGTATGATCAGACAAATACCAAGTCAAGCGTAGCACCCACGCCCATAACATCCGGCACAGGCGTGCAATCGTTCTCCGTTACCCAGACCGTCAATACCTGCGAGAGTCCACGGGCTACCGTCAGTGTCTTTGTCAGAGCAGCCCCAGCACCGCCGGTGGCGGCTTCGGTGCGGTATTGCCTAAACGAACCCGTGCAACCCTTATCAGTTACTGCCGTTAGTGGCTTTACTGTAAAATGGTATACAACGCCTGTAGGCGGTTCTCCGACAGCTAGCAATCCAGCTTACTCTACCACTAGTGCCAATACGTATACCTTCTACGTCACTCAAACTGATGCTAACAATTGCGAAAGCACTCGCCAGTCGGTATCCGTGGTAGTTGTTAATCCTCCGTCGGTTCCGGGCGTAAACGCCAATCAGCTATTTTGTCAGAACGCTAGAGCCGATACATTAACAGCCAGCCCTAATGTTGGCCTGCTCTGGGAAGGTCCAGGTATTACCGGTACCAGTACTGTAGCGCCAGTGCCTTCTACATCATCAGATGGTTCGTTTATCTACTCCGTTTATCAGAGAGCAGGAAATTGTGTTAGCCCTAAAGCACAGATTGTAGTACGAATTGTACCAACACCGGCAGCTCCTACGGTTAAAGCTACGGTACAGTATTGCATTGGGGTAAGTAGTACTGCGCTTTCAGCTACGGGAGCCACAGGCAATCGTCTGCTATGGTATAGGAGCGCTGACCCTGGCGGCCAGGCAGAATCCCAGATTGTACCTAACATCTCCCAGGCAGGAAGAACTACATACTACGTTACGCAGAAGAACGCTGACAACTGTGAGAGCCAAAGAAGTAGTATCGAAGTACGGGTTTCCAATCAGCCAACCGCTACGCTTTCCGGGGACGAATCCGTTTATCCCGGCGATAGTACTGCTATTCGCGTCAGATTGACGGGTGACGGGCCCTGGTCATTCCGCTTTAATAATATTCTCTATACAGCAACTGATTCTCTAAAAGTCATCTGGGTACGCCCACCAGCCACGTCGCAACAGGTCGAGACCTACACCGTCACAAACCTGACGACGGAATGTGGTACTAGTCCTGCATCGGCCATCTATCGGCTACGTGTTCTTTCACCACTGGGAACGCAGCCATCTGTAGAACCAATTTCTGTTAAAGCTTACCCTAACCCCACCACCGGCGACGTATCGGTTGACTGGAGTTCGCCAACGCGGCAGGCTGTTACGTTCCAGATTCTTAATGCCGCCGGTACTGTCGTGCGGCAGGTAACGCGGCAAGCAAGCACAACGCCCCAGACCGAACATTTCCAGTTAGGCACCCAACCCGCCGGTACGTACTTTCTGAAAGTGCAAACCGAGTCAAACGGTGTGCAGGGTAAGTCGATTATTAAACAGTAA
- a CDS encoding tubulin-like doman-containing protein translates to MANHLLIGLGGTGGKVIRAFRKTIYQEFRKTKPDNAHIGYLYVDSSDELMGLEDPTWKILGKSVQLGENSKVRIKGQNLRPVLNSVDQYPGIQPWIGDRAVWNDVLGSIVGDAAGGQKRRLGRFLLSTNVSAVNNALNAQVQELVKNSQDPNVTFHVCCGLAGGTGSGTVVDIVTQIRSNYRPSYPGEYRIVIYAFLPDEKPKPNRDMTGFYHANGYAALRELNALSIGQFKPVDLSAKNPNQLQLDLQDPFNGCYLFSNKNENGYLVDVDKRLPDVIADFLYQKIIALETVQVVGGQDEHPQATLSRQENAENGDSSPETSPNDPNIMERSKRFLTFGLKRIAIPEEEIREYTTLTLANQATQHLLYNNWNDDIGWDNKPKNIAYASYVEDKANLEAWSLTNEHLTYSKGILEGDRNNKNWKLISEYWQVVAAPMMETAMQQDWSQWLREIERLFAEKFDNEYRGNGVKNFYAQKESAKSAIAQEMKQQLEAKLIDLWRNGEFSMHNIQQITEALGVWVLNKITETNGRITKIREEIPAEEAKISANNKEYSNIGVLARTMGKHKNMLIAHTEVLTQLYRQRTNLAGWEFAKSLLGAYNLQLANLQKDIAKTVQTLAVSIESFDNGLKERLQDKGLELNEHIIRFYDRDKVIQALPAFVLNKNLQHTTAGNVRNRLLSILGNTQTFGNFNGKISDVVFQDTLSDASEENAAVWHDTLPKQQQFMGQSIVQKLREEYAGNDQALVVFVRDIVKQSGSYLQFNADEINKKGDGIPNKPSKVVTYTVIIPHAPEEQDFVSKLEDAFRQNISTTGNVSVSIVPQNDPRRQHEIVLITVTNLFPLRFVGQLSYLKEGYDRQVIYHPNAGEKAKSRMILHLEGDGSQHPDLYVKTITRDEYTPYMILALAMGLFTELEDERGVKQLALVRKDEDGFDEAPIFLGADLHQAKENMPIKDLASLKKEVDLKLQGEFLQVAKRDELKAKVLSIAEKFKESRGGSVTDPVYAAFRDNGKLAVTILKQ, encoded by the coding sequence ATGGCTAATCACTTACTTATAGGGCTTGGTGGTACAGGTGGTAAGGTTATACGAGCATTTCGTAAAACCATTTACCAGGAATTCCGCAAAACAAAACCCGATAATGCTCACATAGGATATCTATATGTTGACTCTAGCGATGAGTTAATGGGATTAGAAGATCCAACGTGGAAGATCCTGGGTAAAAGCGTACAGCTAGGAGAAAACAGTAAGGTCCGAATAAAGGGTCAAAACCTTAGACCTGTTCTTAATTCCGTTGACCAATACCCTGGTATTCAGCCTTGGATCGGTGATCGAGCAGTTTGGAATGATGTGCTGGGAAGTATTGTTGGTGATGCCGCAGGCGGCCAAAAAAGACGACTAGGCCGTTTTCTTCTGTCTACCAATGTATCAGCAGTCAATAACGCTCTGAACGCCCAAGTTCAAGAGTTAGTAAAAAACTCACAAGACCCCAACGTAACGTTTCATGTATGCTGTGGCTTGGCAGGTGGCACGGGTAGCGGTACGGTTGTCGATATTGTAACTCAAATCCGAAGCAATTATCGTCCGTCTTATCCGGGTGAGTACCGTATCGTTATTTACGCTTTTTTGCCTGACGAGAAGCCAAAGCCTAACCGGGACATGACTGGCTTTTACCACGCTAACGGATATGCCGCTTTACGAGAATTGAACGCGCTAAGTATCGGCCAATTTAAACCTGTTGATTTATCTGCTAAGAACCCAAATCAACTTCAATTGGATTTACAAGACCCTTTCAATGGATGCTACTTATTTTCCAATAAGAACGAGAATGGGTACTTGGTTGATGTTGATAAGCGCTTACCTGACGTTATTGCGGATTTTCTCTATCAGAAGATAATTGCACTTGAAACTGTACAAGTCGTTGGTGGTCAAGATGAACACCCACAAGCAACATTAAGCCGTCAGGAAAATGCGGAGAATGGTGATAGTAGCCCGGAAACTTCTCCCAACGATCCCAACATCATGGAGCGCAGCAAGCGCTTTTTAACGTTCGGCTTAAAGCGAATTGCTATTCCAGAGGAAGAAATTCGGGAGTACACTACGTTGACGCTGGCGAATCAGGCAACCCAGCATTTGCTCTATAATAACTGGAACGATGATATAGGCTGGGACAACAAGCCTAAAAACATTGCCTATGCTTCTTACGTAGAAGACAAAGCAAACCTTGAAGCCTGGTCGCTTACCAATGAGCATTTAACCTACTCAAAAGGTATACTCGAAGGCGATAGGAATAACAAAAACTGGAAGCTAATTAGCGAATATTGGCAAGTAGTAGCTGCTCCCATGATGGAGACAGCTATGCAGCAAGATTGGTCGCAGTGGCTACGAGAGATTGAACGTCTATTCGCCGAAAAATTTGATAATGAGTATCGTGGAAATGGTGTAAAAAACTTTTACGCGCAAAAAGAATCTGCCAAAAGCGCCATTGCTCAGGAAATGAAGCAGCAGTTAGAAGCAAAGCTTATTGACCTGTGGCGCAATGGTGAGTTTTCAATGCACAACATCCAGCAAATTACTGAAGCATTGGGTGTGTGGGTTCTGAATAAGATTACCGAGACAAATGGAAGAATAACCAAAATCCGCGAAGAAATTCCCGCTGAAGAAGCCAAGATTAGTGCCAACAATAAAGAATACAGTAACATAGGGGTGTTAGCAAGAACAATGGGCAAGCATAAAAATATGCTGATTGCTCATACCGAGGTATTAACTCAGCTTTATAGACAACGTACCAATTTAGCAGGATGGGAGTTTGCCAAATCGTTGTTAGGAGCGTATAATCTTCAACTGGCAAATCTACAGAAAGACATTGCCAAGACTGTCCAAACGCTTGCCGTATCCATAGAAAGCTTTGATAACGGCCTCAAGGAGCGTTTACAGGATAAAGGGCTGGAGTTGAATGAGCATATCATTCGTTTTTACGACCGGGATAAAGTTATACAGGCTTTACCTGCGTTCGTCCTGAACAAAAATTTACAGCATACTACTGCCGGTAACGTTCGTAATCGACTCTTGAGTATTCTTGGCAACACACAGACCTTTGGCAATTTCAACGGTAAAATAAGTGATGTCGTTTTCCAGGATACGTTATCCGACGCATCAGAAGAAAATGCTGCGGTCTGGCACGATACGTTGCCAAAGCAACAGCAGTTTATGGGACAGAGTATCGTTCAGAAGTTACGCGAAGAATATGCAGGAAACGATCAGGCCCTCGTAGTTTTTGTCCGGGACATTGTCAAGCAGTCTGGTAGTTACCTACAATTTAACGCAGACGAGATCAATAAAAAGGGAGACGGTATTCCTAATAAACCGAGCAAAGTAGTAACCTACACGGTCATTATCCCCCATGCTCCGGAAGAGCAGGATTTTGTAAGCAAGTTAGAGGACGCATTTCGGCAAAACATATCAACGACGGGTAACGTAAGTGTATCGATCGTGCCCCAAAACGACCCCCGTCGTCAGCATGAGATTGTACTAATAACCGTCACAAATTTATTTCCACTACGGTTCGTAGGACAACTTAGCTATCTGAAAGAAGGCTATGACCGGCAGGTCATATACCATCCAAACGCTGGAGAAAAAGCAAAGAGCCGGATGATACTACATCTCGAAGGCGATGGCAGTCAACACCCTGACTTGTACGTCAAAACTATCACGCGAGACGAATATACACCGTATATGATACTTGCTCTTGCTATGGGGTTATTTACAGAATTAGAAGATGAGCGTGGGGTCAAGCAACTAGCCTTAGTACGTAAGGATGAAGATGGTTTTGACGAGGCTCCAATTTTCCTCGGTGCAGATTTACATCAGGCTAAGGAAAATATGCCCATCAAAGATCTAGCGTCTCTCAAGAAAGAAGTAGATCTCAAGCTACAGGGTGAATTTCTACAAGTAGCAAAGCGTGACGAGCTCAAAGCCAAAGTATTGTCGATCGCTGAGAAGTTCAAAGAGTCAAGAGGAGGTAGTGTAACCGATCCAGTTTATGCCGCTTTTAGAGATAATGGAAAGTTGGCTGTAACAATTCTAAAACAATAA
- the ftsZ gene encoding cell division protein FtsZ: MILSQGFRFEQTEDNKAIIKVVGVGGMGGNAVKHMHDMGMKDVNFAICNTDRQALMSNPVPIKLQLGDGLGAGTEAKAGEDAARASIEEIRNLLAPPTKMVFITAGMGGGTGTGAAPVVAEVAREMGMLTVAVVTAPYWYEGIDKKEQAREGIEKLKKSCDTVLVVLNDKLAELYSELTWTEAYAHADDVLANAVKSIAEIITTQGDINADFADVKKVLEQAGQSVMGSAEIGGEDRALRAIEAALNSPLLNDHDIRGAKRILLTIASSKEHAMLLKEQMAISEHVAKKIHTEARMFKFGAITDKELGDKLRVTIIAAGFDGTTALMEQLKNTTDPKNDLNLKVEEIEPEVKDEAPTNEPELEPVLETADAGPADSSTGVTVKGDEKTTDTGYNGHTIMEPMTVRPESTNVMLPQQRPLPVIEPPVLEPVDLLVEEERPSDADLIRRTVDMFVKNYHTTADLDKPTFERNKTILYTMPLLPEHDYVRSKLNE; encoded by the coding sequence ATGATACTTAGTCAAGGCTTTAGATTCGAGCAGACCGAAGACAACAAAGCAATTATTAAAGTTGTTGGGGTTGGCGGTATGGGTGGCAACGCCGTCAAGCACATGCATGACATGGGCATGAAGGATGTCAATTTTGCCATCTGTAATACCGATCGGCAGGCGTTGATGAGTAACCCTGTCCCGATAAAACTCCAGTTGGGCGATGGTCTGGGCGCAGGAACGGAAGCTAAAGCGGGCGAGGATGCGGCCCGCGCCAGCATCGAAGAAATAAGGAATCTGCTGGCTCCACCCACCAAAATGGTCTTCATTACGGCGGGTATGGGCGGTGGTACCGGTACGGGGGCTGCCCCCGTAGTGGCCGAAGTTGCCCGCGAAATGGGTATGCTGACGGTAGCGGTCGTGACAGCGCCCTACTGGTACGAAGGTATCGACAAAAAAGAACAGGCCCGGGAAGGGATCGAGAAGCTGAAAAAGAGCTGCGATACGGTACTCGTCGTGCTGAACGATAAACTGGCTGAACTGTATAGCGAACTGACCTGGACTGAAGCGTATGCCCACGCTGATGACGTACTGGCCAATGCTGTAAAAAGTATCGCCGAGATTATCACGACGCAGGGGGATATCAACGCTGACTTTGCCGATGTTAAGAAAGTGCTCGAACAGGCCGGGCAGTCGGTAATGGGATCCGCCGAAATAGGTGGTGAGGACCGGGCGCTCCGTGCTATTGAAGCCGCCCTGAACTCGCCCCTGCTGAACGATCACGACATTCGGGGCGCTAAGCGTATCCTGCTGACGATTGCATCGAGTAAGGAACACGCCATGCTCCTGAAAGAGCAGATGGCTATTTCGGAGCACGTTGCTAAGAAAATCCACACGGAAGCCCGGATGTTCAAGTTTGGTGCGATCACTGACAAGGAACTGGGCGATAAACTGCGGGTTACCATTATTGCCGCAGGCTTTGATGGGACAACGGCACTGATGGAGCAGTTGAAGAATACAACTGATCCGAAAAACGACCTGAACCTGAAGGTTGAAGAGATTGAGCCCGAGGTGAAGGACGAAGCTCCGACAAACGAGCCGGAGCTTGAACCTGTGCTAGAAACCGCTGACGCCGGGCCTGCTGATTCATCGACTGGCGTTACGGTAAAAGGCGATGAAAAGACAACGGATACGGGTTATAATGGGCATACTATCATGGAACCGATGACTGTGCGGCCTGAATCGACAAACGTAATGCTGCCTCAACAGCGGCCATTACCTGTAATCGAGCCTCCCGTTCTGGAGCCGGTAGACCTGCTGGTTGAAGAGGAGCGCCCCAGCGATGCCGATCTGATTCGCCGGACGGTGGACATGTTCGTTAAGAACTACCATACGACCGCCGACCTGGACAAGCCGACGTTTGAACGGAACAAGACGATCCTATACACCATGCCGTTACTGCCCGAGCACGATTACGTCCGCTCGAAGCTGAACGAGTAG
- the ftsA gene encoding cell division protein FtsA — MDDKIVVGLDIGSTKVCAVAGRVIRNNKEQETLEVLGVGETTLTDGVTKGSVVNVNNTVDAIKRAVAEASNQSDLNIQLVNVSFSGAHVTSVKSNGNITRSSSGDEIQMEDINHLLFDMYRTSIPADKEIIHVLPMDFTVDGETNVKQPVGRNGVKLGADFQLITAQANAARNVRKCIARNNLMQDTMMLSALASGLAVLTDEEKNAGVALVDIGGGTTELAIYYRGVLRHVAVFPWAGNSLTSDIQAGCKIMPEQAEQLKKRFGNADPAEYNLNEVVAVPGLSNRKPKDVLLKNVALIIEDRLREIAALVQAEIIRSGYEGKLLAGVVLTGGSALIPGIEQVFVRVTGMEEVHVGYPEHLEPNGRADLVGDPAYATAVGLVWAGYKTIDNRISFISDPNRTTHTENPAPRPTYGTSAPSGREKPVVPEREPEKEKKSGGWLGWLKEALQPTRGSETDTY, encoded by the coding sequence ATGGACGATAAGATCGTAGTAGGACTGGATATTGGCAGCACAAAAGTATGTGCTGTAGCCGGTCGGGTAATACGCAACAACAAAGAACAGGAAACGCTCGAAGTGCTGGGCGTTGGCGAAACTACGCTAACCGATGGGGTAACCAAAGGATCGGTAGTGAACGTCAACAATACGGTCGATGCCATTAAGCGCGCCGTTGCTGAAGCCTCGAACCAGTCGGATCTGAACATTCAGCTGGTAAACGTAAGCTTTAGCGGAGCGCACGTAACGTCCGTTAAATCAAACGGTAATATCACTCGCTCCTCATCGGGCGACGAGATTCAGATGGAAGATATCAACCATCTGCTGTTTGACATGTACCGGACGTCGATCCCGGCCGACAAAGAGATTATTCACGTATTGCCCATGGACTTTACGGTCGATGGGGAAACGAATGTCAAACAGCCGGTTGGTCGGAACGGGGTAAAACTGGGCGCTGATTTTCAATTGATTACCGCACAGGCCAACGCAGCCCGCAACGTTCGTAAATGCATTGCCCGCAATAATCTGATGCAGGACACCATGATGCTGTCGGCACTGGCGTCGGGGCTGGCGGTGCTGACGGACGAAGAAAAGAATGCGGGTGTAGCGCTGGTCGATATCGGTGGCGGTACGACTGAACTGGCTATTTATTACCGGGGGGTGCTGCGGCACGTAGCCGTGTTCCCCTGGGCGGGTAACAGTCTGACCTCGGACATTCAGGCGGGTTGCAAAATCATGCCCGAGCAGGCCGAGCAGCTGAAAAAACGCTTTGGTAACGCCGACCCAGCCGAGTACAACCTCAACGAGGTGGTGGCTGTCCCGGGACTGAGCAATCGGAAACCTAAGGACGTACTGCTGAAAAACGTAGCGCTCATCATCGAAGATCGGTTACGGGAGATTGCAGCACTGGTACAGGCTGAAATTATCCGTTCTGGCTACGAAGGTAAACTGTTGGCGGGGGTTGTCCTGACCGGTGGTTCGGCCCTGATTCCGGGAATTGAACAGGTGTTTGTCCGCGTAACGGGAATGGAAGAAGTTCACGTTGGTTATCCTGAGCACCTGGAGCCAAACGGACGGGCTGACCTGGTTGGTGATCCTGCTTACGCTACAGCTGTCGGCTTAGTCTGGGCAGGCTACAAAACCATTGACAACCGGATCTCGTTCATAAGTGACCCCAACCGGACGACTCACACCGAAAATCCTGCGCCACGGCCGACATATGGCACATCGGCACCAAGTGGACGTGAGAAACCCGTTGTGCCGGAGCGTGAGCCCGAAAAGGAAAAGAAATCCGGTGGCTGGCTGGGCTGGCTGAAAGAAGCTTTGCAGCCAACACGCGGCAGCGAGACCGACACGTATTGA